The Drosophila yakuba strain Tai18E2 chromosome X, Prin_Dyak_Tai18E2_2.1, whole genome shotgun sequence DNA segment GTGGTAAGCAGCAAAGAACATCAATCATTAGTTGTGGTATAATCTAACATatccatctccatcttcaATAGGTTTTAACTATATGTCTGATAAGATGATGAAGAAGAAAAGTCATATTGAACGCCGCAGACGCCGTGATCGCCGTAATCGTGACCGCCGTGTATCGGGAGATTTAGGTCTCATGGGATGGACTGGAGAATTCCCAAAGCTAACGCCCATATCGAACATTGATAGTAACTCGAATGCGGAGCCGCTGGTGAGTAGCGGGGATGGCGGAGATGTCCAGGATGGGAGCTGGCCTGCTGCTGTCTGTTCAAGCTTATGGAATTTCCCTCTGTATACTCACATTCAATCCACACATGGGCTATTAAAATCTCCCTTTCGGTCGGTACTAATGCACaaaaacacatacatacataactcacatttattttttttttgttccaaAGTAATTTATTAACCCCATATGAACTGCACACCAGTTGAACttcaaattaatatatttttgtgtataatCATTAGGCATTACTTGCCCTCTAACTCGTATGGGAAAATCATTTTCACTTTAAATGGGCCCTATTGCTTTATTAACGTACGATGAAAGTAATTCTAGTCTATTTTATAATGTTGTAAATAATCTTGCAAAAAGGTCGAGTAGCAGCCTGTCCTGTAGTATTTATCGTAACCAGAAGTTTCCATAACCCGTATATCCGAAGAGCGTACGGTTATGAGAACCCCATTAATTGTTTATAGGCTAATGCCCTATGTTTATTCAAATCAAACTTGGTAACTGGTATACAGAGGGCTATGCTcgttcttttttgtgtgttctgTAGAGTGCGGACAGCTATTTGTATGTTCTGTATTATTGTATGTCTCAACACGTAATCGTATCTGTGCCTATCTCAAATCTCAACCAATTAATTACACAACCCGCACACGATGACAATAGTCGACGGCCATGCCGCGTGTACTGCCATGGAGTGGTCTAAAGGTTTTTCCAAGAGTGGAACCGCAAGAGGAGACAGCAGCAGGTTCAACAAAGCCAGCTCAAATCACTAATAAGTctaaggagcagcagcagcaacaaaagcaccaGCAggaacagaagcagcagcaacaaaagcaccaGCAGGAACAGAAGCACCAGCAggaacagaagcagcagcaggaacagaagcagcagcaggaacagaaGCAGCATCAACAAAAGGAgctgcaacaaaagcaacagcagccgcagcagccgcagcagccgaAGTCGTTAGCATTGCCGGTCGACACCACTCTGTCCTCCAATTCGGACATGAATATGTCGGTGTCAATGGCTTCAGGACGTGGAACAGAACCGAAACAGACATTTGATTTCGAAGCCATTATAAAAAAACGCACCACAACTACAACCACAAGCAAGAATACAAATGCAACTGGTACTGCAACAACATCCAGTTCCAGTACAACAGCATCCAACGTGCAACAAGCTGTTTTAGACTTCAAGGTGGTGACTCTTATAAAAATCTTCTGCTAAGAATTGGGAATATCACAAACTTACTAACTATTGACCTTTTCTCCTCCTTGTGTCGCCCCACTCTCCCTTAGGATGAAGTTATGAAGAAGGCGCTGGCAAAGGAAAAGGAGCCGGCCGAAGACAAGCAGCCGCATGCCATGCCTGCCGGGAAACAGGTGGTGGACGAGAATAAGAGCAACTCAAATGCAGCATTGGTACCATCGCCGCCGAGTGTAGGTGTCTGCAAACTCAGCACGTCCAATATGGACACAAAACTGTCTCCAGAAGAGTTTGCCAAGATGAAGGCGGAAGCTGAGGCTTTTTGGGAAAGACTTGCACTTGAGGACGCCAGGGAAGCCACATCCGCTCGCCTCGAACAACGTTCCATGTCTTACACTAACCACAATTCGCGGACGGAGGAGGTGCGTCGTACAGTGCGCTTTAGCAGCCATGGAGCGCTGGTCGAGGAGACGAAGAAAGTGATGAAAGAATCCACCGGCGACAATTGCACCGCTAAAGTTATTTGCGCAGCTCTGAAGCAAAAATCCGAAAACGAGCGGGATCTCTTTATACCCAGCTCTGGGAATCCAAGGCGTCGCACCGGTGACGGTTTCTTTATTGTGCCCAACGAGCACACCGCACAGAAGGCGGTCCCGGAATCGGAGGAAGTAAGTGTGGGTCAAGCCACCCCGTCCCACGTAGTGCGACCGAAGTACCAACAGCCCCAGCCGTCTCCCTTGGCGGTAACTGGAAAGCGAGTGCCGAAGCCTAAGGTGCCCAAAGGGGCAAGTCCACCGAGCGAGGGCTGGACCTCCACCATGGCTGTGAAGGGGAAATCTCGGGTTCAGACATCTAGCaacgccagcagcagctccgGTGGCTCACCGATTGTTATTAGCTCCACTCGCAAGCGAAGGTAGATATATTGTAATCATTTATacttttcaatatttatatacgtTGTAGCTTCATGTCCAGGGCTCACGGAAGAGGATTCTCTGAGAAGACCAGGGCTTGTGTGCGCTGTCAGGCTCCTATGATTTCGGCTGGGATAGCGCCTAATATGTGCAAGGTAGTATTCGAAAGGGTATACGAATTTTAATGGCTTATAATACCATTTTTTGTAGAGATGTATGTACTTTATGAAAAAGAGTGAGAAGGAAAGCGGAAATAAGCAGATGCCGGTACATCAGGATCAGAATAATTATGAAGATGACATTGAAAGTGTCAGCAGCGTGATGGAGGTCAGCgaggaaattaaaatgccCAGTCAACATCCGCCGCAAAATCTGTATAACAACTTGGGTCAGAAGCCCGCTTTAAAGGAACAGGAGATTGTTGTGATTGGCGGACGGAAGGCTATAGCCATCAAAGCCGATTCGCCTCGTCGCCAAGTGAAAGTGTGAGTCGGTTTAGTTCCAAAACGAAGACCACCAGGGCCTACGAAACCCACAGCTAATGGCTAATTTAATATGTATTTCCCCAAAAATTGACAGGGTTCCACGCCAGCAGAGTTTGACTGTCTCTGAAACGATCTCAAATAAGAATTCGGGCAACGACTTGGTGGCGAGCCTGGGCGATGCCAACATCGGATGTCAAGTGGTGATGGGCATTATGAAAACACTGAACCTGAAGGTAAATTTAATAGCTTATAGCAAAATATGAAAGTACAAGTTAACGCGTATATTTTGATTTGTCTCCCCCATCCAGGAACGTTCAATAATGGCGCGGGTTTGCAAAACTTGGGCCATGGTCAGTCGGGACAGGAGTGTATGGCGTACAGTCGATCTTTGCGGCATCCATATTAACAACTGGGTGTACTGTCTGCGTGAACTCGCCCGCCATCGCACTCGCGAGCTGGACATGTACGGCGCAATATTGACAAGGCCGCAGATTCTCACTACTGGCAACATGCGCGTCCTAAAAGCACTACGCGTCCTAACCACTGATACAGTATGTGCCGAGTTCCTTATTTTGGTCTTTCGCCATTTGCCTCATCTGCTGGAGCTAAGGACAGTCTGCAACAGTCCCACATTAAATCTCAGCCATCTTGGACATCAATCATATGAACTGCGCGTGTTACACATCTTCTTGTCGGACCGCCGAAACAAATTTGAATCAATCCACTCTCTGGGCAACCTGAAGAATCTAACCGAGTTGGTTTTACGTGGAGTTCATTTTCTAGGCGCGGAGGACTTCCAGTTCTTGACGAAACTAACGCGTCTGAGGGTGCTAGTGTTGAGTTCATGCCAGGGCATGAAGACTGATCGATTTGGACAGAAAGTGCTGCCATATTTAAAGTCTCTACGGTCGATTCGCTTGGAGAACGAGCACCAGATCGATGCCGTTTTTCCGTTGTACGACATTATGCGTGGCATTTCCCATGCTGGAGGGGTAAAGCAAGTGGAGCTGATTAATGTGGATGTAGAAAGCCATTTTACCGATTTGATTGCCATGTGCCCCACTGTTACCGATCTGCTGCTGACCCCAAAGTGTATTCATAATTCGGCCAACATGATCAATGCCGTTATGCGTGCCATTAGCAACAATGCCAAACAGCTGCGTGTATTCCGCCTGGGATTGGTTATTGAGTTGTTGAGTGCAACTGGGGAGCTGTACAAGGGAAGTAAGAAGGATGTGATCCCCGTGGAGCGCCCTGTTCCGGGAGTCCCAAGCAACGACGAccttaatttttgtattccCGAAGACGAATGCCCGGAAGAGGACCACAAGGACTGCGTGGCCTTTCTGCCGGTGAAGCGCCTAGTGGCGATTCTGCGCGATGCGGCACCGCAGACTTGGCTTACGGTGGCCAAGATGCACATGATCGACACCAAAACCATGAGTTTCGTGTACCGTCCAAGAGAGAACACCGTATAAGAACGTTCAACGCACTA contains these protein-coding regions:
- the LOC6525562 gene encoding uncharacterized protein LOC6525562 isoform X1; amino-acid sequence: MWQLWSSAESFKSDMSSSDDYPGPSKPRERKPSYRISSSDTKSWVQNNGSRGLGSESGSSTAAGRSFAGNQNRIGGRRATDGKGSVGGESARVGPSNVRDRLLVHNDNSAFGNLSVIDGSLSPHRKDLNFDDSDSDQDPNAVTFGGFNYMSDKMMKKKSHIERRRRRDRRNRDRRVSGDLGLMGWTGEFPKLTPISNIDSNSNAEPLSTAMPRVLPWSGLKVFPRVEPQEETAAGSTKPAQITNKSKEQQQQQKHQQEQKQQQQKHQQEQKHQQEQKQQQEQKQQQEQKQHQQKELQQKQQQPQQPQQPKSLALPVDTTLSSNSDMNMSVSMASGRGTEPKQTFDFEAIIKKRTTTTTTSKNTNATGTATTSSSSTTASNVQQAVLDFKDEVMKKALAKEKEPAEDKQPHAMPAGKQVVDENKSNSNAALVPSPPSVGVCKLSTSNMDTKLSPEEFAKMKAEAEAFWERLALEDAREATSARLEQRSMSYTNHNSRTEEVRRTVRFSSHGALVEETKKVMKESTGDNCTAKVICAALKQKSENERDLFIPSSGNPRRRTGDGFFIVPNEHTAQKAVPESEEVSVGQATPSHVVRPKYQQPQPSPLAVTGKRVPKPKVPKGASPPSEGWTSTMAVKGKSRVQTSSNASSSSGGSPIVISSTRKRSFMSRAHGRGFSEKTRACVRCQAPMISAGIAPNMCKRCMYFMKKSEKESGNKQMPVHQDQNNYEDDIESVSSVMEVSEEIKMPSQHPPQNLYNNLGQKPALKEQEIVVIGGRKAIAIKADSPRRQVKVVPRQQSLTVSETISNKNSGNDLVASLGDANIGCQVVMGIMKTLNLKERSIMARVCKTWAMVSRDRSVWRTVDLCGIHINNWVYCLRELARHRTRELDMYGAILTRPQILTTGNMRVLKALRVLTTDTVCAEFLILVFRHLPHLLELRTVCNSPTLNLSHLGHQSYELRVLHIFLSDRRNKFESIHSLGNLKNLTELVLRGVHFLGAEDFQFLTKLTRLRVLVLSSCQGMKTDRFGQKVLPYLKSLRSIRLENEHQIDAVFPLYDIMRGISHAGGVKQVELINVDVESHFTDLIAMCPTVTDLLLTPKCIHNSANMINAVMRAISNNAKQLRVFRLGLVIELLSATGELYKGSKKDVIPVERPVPGVPSNDDLNFCIPEDECPEEDHKDCVAFLPVKRLVAILRDAAPQTWLTVAKMHMIDTKTMSFVYRPRENTV
- the LOC6525562 gene encoding uncharacterized protein LOC6525562 isoform X2, which encodes MWQLWSSAESFKSDMSSSDDYPGPSKPRERKPSYRISSSDTKSWVQNNGSRGLGSESGSSTAAGRSFAGNQNRIGGRRATDGKGSVGGESARVGPSNVRDRLLVHNDNSAFGNLSVIDGSLSPHRKDLNFDDSDSDQDPNAVTFGGFNYMSDKMMKKKSHIERRRRRDRRNRDRRVSGDLGLMGWTGEFPKLTPISNIDSNSNAEPLSTAMPRVLPWSGLKVFPRVEPQEETAAGSTKPAQITNKSKEQQQQQKHQQEQKQQQQKHQQEQKHQQEQKQQQEQKQQQEQKQHQQKELQQKQQQPQQPQQPKSLALPVDTTLSSNSDMNMSVSMASGRGTEPKQTFDFEAIIKKRTTTTTTSKNTNATGTATTSSSSTTASNVQQAVLDFKDEVMKKALAKEKEPAEDKQPHAMPAGKQVVDENKSNSNAALVPSPPSVGVCKLSTSNMDTKLSPEEFAKMKAEAEAFWERLALEDAREATSARLEQRSMSYTNHNSRTEEVRRTVRFSSHGALVEETKKVMKESTGDNCTAKVICAALKQKSENERDLFIPSSGNPRRRTGDGFFIVPNEHTAQKAVPESEEVSVGQATPSHVVRPKYQQPQPSPLAVTGKRVPKPKVPKGASPPSEGWTSTMAVKGKSRVQTSSNASSSSGGSPIVISSTRKRRAHGRGFSEKTRACVRCQAPMISAGIAPNMCKRCMYFMKKSEKESGNKQMPVHQDQNNYEDDIESVSSVMEVSEEIKMPSQHPPQNLYNNLGQKPALKEQEIVVIGGRKAIAIKADSPRRQVKVVPRQQSLTVSETISNKNSGNDLVASLGDANIGCQVVMGIMKTLNLKERSIMARVCKTWAMVSRDRSVWRTVDLCGIHINNWVYCLRELARHRTRELDMYGAILTRPQILTTGNMRVLKALRVLTTDTVCAEFLILVFRHLPHLLELRTVCNSPTLNLSHLGHQSYELRVLHIFLSDRRNKFESIHSLGNLKNLTELVLRGVHFLGAEDFQFLTKLTRLRVLVLSSCQGMKTDRFGQKVLPYLKSLRSIRLENEHQIDAVFPLYDIMRGISHAGGVKQVELINVDVESHFTDLIAMCPTVTDLLLTPKCIHNSANMINAVMRAISNNAKQLRVFRLGLVIELLSATGELYKGSKKDVIPVERPVPGVPSNDDLNFCIPEDECPEEDHKDCVAFLPVKRLVAILRDAAPQTWLTVAKMHMIDTKTMSFVYRPRENTV
- the LOC6525562 gene encoding uncharacterized protein LOC6525562 isoform X4; the protein is MWQLWSSAESFKSDMSSSDDYPGPSKPRERKPSYRISSSDTKSWVQNNGSRGLGSESGSSTAAGRSFAGNQNRIGGRRATDGKGSVGGESARVGPSNVRDRLLVHNDNSAFGNLSVIDGSLSPHRKDLNFDDSDSDQDPNAVTFGGFNYMSDKMMKKKSHIERRRRRDRRNRDRRVSGDLGLMGWTGEFPKLTPISNIDSNSNAEPLQQQQKHQQEQKQQQQKHQQEQKHQQEQKQQQEQKQQQEQKQHQQKELQQKQQQPQQPQQPKSLALPVDTTLSSNSDMNMSVSMASGRGTEPKQTFDFEAIIKKRTTTTTTSKNTNATGTATTSSSSTTASNVQQAVLDFKDEVMKKALAKEKEPAEDKQPHAMPAGKQVVDENKSNSNAALVPSPPSVGVCKLSTSNMDTKLSPEEFAKMKAEAEAFWERLALEDAREATSARLEQRSMSYTNHNSRTEEVRRTVRFSSHGALVEETKKVMKESTGDNCTAKVICAALKQKSENERDLFIPSSGNPRRRTGDGFFIVPNEHTAQKAVPESEEVSVGQATPSHVVRPKYQQPQPSPLAVTGKRVPKPKVPKGASPPSEGWTSTMAVKGKSRVQTSSNASSSSGGSPIVISSTRKRSFMSRAHGRGFSEKTRACVRCQAPMISAGIAPNMCKRCMYFMKKSEKESGNKQMPVHQDQNNYEDDIESVSSVMEVSEEIKMPSQHPPQNLYNNLGQKPALKEQEIVVIGGRKAIAIKADSPRRQVKVVPRQQSLTVSETISNKNSGNDLVASLGDANIGCQVVMGIMKTLNLKERSIMARVCKTWAMVSRDRSVWRTVDLCGIHINNWVYCLRELARHRTRELDMYGAILTRPQILTTGNMRVLKALRVLTTDTVCAEFLILVFRHLPHLLELRTVCNSPTLNLSHLGHQSYELRVLHIFLSDRRNKFESIHSLGNLKNLTELVLRGVHFLGAEDFQFLTKLTRLRVLVLSSCQGMKTDRFGQKVLPYLKSLRSIRLENEHQIDAVFPLYDIMRGISHAGGVKQVELINVDVESHFTDLIAMCPTVTDLLLTPKCIHNSANMINAVMRAISNNAKQLRVFRLGLVIELLSATGELYKGSKKDVIPVERPVPGVPSNDDLNFCIPEDECPEEDHKDCVAFLPVKRLVAILRDAAPQTWLTVAKMHMIDTKTMSFVYRPRENTV
- the LOC6525562 gene encoding uncharacterized protein LOC6525562 isoform X5; amino-acid sequence: MWQLWSSAESFKSDMSSSDDYPGPSKPRERKPSYRISSSDTKSWVQNNGSRGLGSESGSSTAAGRSFAGNQNRIGGRRATDGKGSVGGESARVGPSNVRDRLLVHNDNSAFGNLSVIDGSLSPHRKDLNFDDSDSDQDPNAVTFGGFNYMSDKMMKKKSHIERRRRRDRRNRDRRVSGDLGLMGWTGEFPKLTPISNIDSNSNAEPLQQQQKHQQEQKHQQEQKQQQEQKQQQEQKQHQQKELQQKQQQPQQPQQPKSLALPVDTTLSSNSDMNMSVSMASGRGTEPKQTFDFEAIIKKRTTTTTTSKNTNATGTATTSSSSTTASNVQQAVLDFKDEVMKKALAKEKEPAEDKQPHAMPAGKQVVDENKSNSNAALVPSPPSVGVCKLSTSNMDTKLSPEEFAKMKAEAEAFWERLALEDAREATSARLEQRSMSYTNHNSRTEEVRRTVRFSSHGALVEETKKVMKESTGDNCTAKVICAALKQKSENERDLFIPSSGNPRRRTGDGFFIVPNEHTAQKAVPESEEVSVGQATPSHVVRPKYQQPQPSPLAVTGKRVPKPKVPKGASPPSEGWTSTMAVKGKSRVQTSSNASSSSGGSPIVISSTRKRSFMSRAHGRGFSEKTRACVRCQAPMISAGIAPNMCKRCMYFMKKSEKESGNKQMPVHQDQNNYEDDIESVSSVMEVSEEIKMPSQHPPQNLYNNLGQKPALKEQEIVVIGGRKAIAIKADSPRRQVKVVPRQQSLTVSETISNKNSGNDLVASLGDANIGCQVVMGIMKTLNLKERSIMARVCKTWAMVSRDRSVWRTVDLCGIHINNWVYCLRELARHRTRELDMYGAILTRPQILTTGNMRVLKALRVLTTDTVCAEFLILVFRHLPHLLELRTVCNSPTLNLSHLGHQSYELRVLHIFLSDRRNKFESIHSLGNLKNLTELVLRGVHFLGAEDFQFLTKLTRLRVLVLSSCQGMKTDRFGQKVLPYLKSLRSIRLENEHQIDAVFPLYDIMRGISHAGGVKQVELINVDVESHFTDLIAMCPTVTDLLLTPKCIHNSANMINAVMRAISNNAKQLRVFRLGLVIELLSATGELYKGSKKDVIPVERPVPGVPSNDDLNFCIPEDECPEEDHKDCVAFLPVKRLVAILRDAAPQTWLTVAKMHMIDTKTMSFVYRPRENTV
- the LOC6525562 gene encoding uncharacterized protein LOC6525562 isoform X6, whose protein sequence is MWQLWSSAESFKSDMSSSDDYPGPSKPRERKPSYRISSSDTKSWVQNNGSRGLGSESGSSTAAGRSFAGNQNRIGGRRATDGKGSVGGESARVGPSNVRDRLLVHNDNSAFGNLSVIDGSLSPHRKDLNFDDSDSDQDPNAVTFGGFNYMSDKMMKKKSHIERRRRRDRRNRDRRVSGDLGLMGWTGEFPKLTPISNIDSNSNAEPLQQQKHQQEQKHQQEQKQQQEQKQQQEQKQHQQKELQQKQQQPQQPQQPKSLALPVDTTLSSNSDMNMSVSMASGRGTEPKQTFDFEAIIKKRTTTTTTSKNTNATGTATTSSSSTTASNVQQAVLDFKDEVMKKALAKEKEPAEDKQPHAMPAGKQVVDENKSNSNAALVPSPPSVGVCKLSTSNMDTKLSPEEFAKMKAEAEAFWERLALEDAREATSARLEQRSMSYTNHNSRTEEVRRTVRFSSHGALVEETKKVMKESTGDNCTAKVICAALKQKSENERDLFIPSSGNPRRRTGDGFFIVPNEHTAQKAVPESEEVSVGQATPSHVVRPKYQQPQPSPLAVTGKRVPKPKVPKGASPPSEGWTSTMAVKGKSRVQTSSNASSSSGGSPIVISSTRKRSFMSRAHGRGFSEKTRACVRCQAPMISAGIAPNMCKRCMYFMKKSEKESGNKQMPVHQDQNNYEDDIESVSSVMEVSEEIKMPSQHPPQNLYNNLGQKPALKEQEIVVIGGRKAIAIKADSPRRQVKVVPRQQSLTVSETISNKNSGNDLVASLGDANIGCQVVMGIMKTLNLKERSIMARVCKTWAMVSRDRSVWRTVDLCGIHINNWVYCLRELARHRTRELDMYGAILTRPQILTTGNMRVLKALRVLTTDTVCAEFLILVFRHLPHLLELRTVCNSPTLNLSHLGHQSYELRVLHIFLSDRRNKFESIHSLGNLKNLTELVLRGVHFLGAEDFQFLTKLTRLRVLVLSSCQGMKTDRFGQKVLPYLKSLRSIRLENEHQIDAVFPLYDIMRGISHAGGVKQVELINVDVESHFTDLIAMCPTVTDLLLTPKCIHNSANMINAVMRAISNNAKQLRVFRLGLVIELLSATGELYKGSKKDVIPVERPVPGVPSNDDLNFCIPEDECPEEDHKDCVAFLPVKRLVAILRDAAPQTWLTVAKMHMIDTKTMSFVYRPRENTV
- the LOC6525562 gene encoding uncharacterized protein LOC6525562 isoform X3 yields the protein MSSSDDYPGPSKPRERKPSYRISSSDTKSWVQNNGSRGLGSESGSSTAAGRSFAGNQNRIGGRRATDGKGSVGGESARVGPSNVRDRLLVHNDNSAFGNLSVIDGSLSPHRKDLNFDDSDSDQDPNAVTFGGFNYMSDKMMKKKSHIERRRRRDRRNRDRRVSGDLGLMGWTGEFPKLTPISNIDSNSNAEPLSTAMPRVLPWSGLKVFPRVEPQEETAAGSTKPAQITNKSKEQQQQQKHQQEQKQQQQKHQQEQKHQQEQKQQQEQKQQQEQKQHQQKELQQKQQQPQQPQQPKSLALPVDTTLSSNSDMNMSVSMASGRGTEPKQTFDFEAIIKKRTTTTTTSKNTNATGTATTSSSSTTASNVQQAVLDFKDEVMKKALAKEKEPAEDKQPHAMPAGKQVVDENKSNSNAALVPSPPSVGVCKLSTSNMDTKLSPEEFAKMKAEAEAFWERLALEDAREATSARLEQRSMSYTNHNSRTEEVRRTVRFSSHGALVEETKKVMKESTGDNCTAKVICAALKQKSENERDLFIPSSGNPRRRTGDGFFIVPNEHTAQKAVPESEEVSVGQATPSHVVRPKYQQPQPSPLAVTGKRVPKPKVPKGASPPSEGWTSTMAVKGKSRVQTSSNASSSSGGSPIVISSTRKRSFMSRAHGRGFSEKTRACVRCQAPMISAGIAPNMCKRCMYFMKKSEKESGNKQMPVHQDQNNYEDDIESVSSVMEVSEEIKMPSQHPPQNLYNNLGQKPALKEQEIVVIGGRKAIAIKADSPRRQVKVVPRQQSLTVSETISNKNSGNDLVASLGDANIGCQVVMGIMKTLNLKERSIMARVCKTWAMVSRDRSVWRTVDLCGIHINNWVYCLRELARHRTRELDMYGAILTRPQILTTGNMRVLKALRVLTTDTVCAEFLILVFRHLPHLLELRTVCNSPTLNLSHLGHQSYELRVLHIFLSDRRNKFESIHSLGNLKNLTELVLRGVHFLGAEDFQFLTKLTRLRVLVLSSCQGMKTDRFGQKVLPYLKSLRSIRLENEHQIDAVFPLYDIMRGISHAGGVKQVELINVDVESHFTDLIAMCPTVTDLLLTPKCIHNSANMINAVMRAISNNAKQLRVFRLGLVIELLSATGELYKGSKKDVIPVERPVPGVPSNDDLNFCIPEDECPEEDHKDCVAFLPVKRLVAILRDAAPQTWLTVAKMHMIDTKTMSFVYRPRENTV